aaaataaaaatatctataactcagttaaaaaataattcaaaattcaaaaccaataAAACTCATACTTAGTATGTTTCATATtggattatatttttgtttagcAATTTACTATAATATATTGGCTGAATTTTGATTGTTATAGTATTGATtctttaactttatttttttaatggttaaataataaatataaggaGTTAGAGAGTTAAACTTTCCTTTTACATATCAAAAGGCCTTTAAATAACCGTCGTAAAACTGTTAAAAAATTGTCGCTATTTTTCGCTTCTCTTAAcgaaaatatctttaaattaaaactaaacaaacACTTAAACGTAAATAAACCGTTAAATTAACCAGTCGAAAGAGCATAATAATTCTACTAAATCATAAGCTTCAAGAGTCAAGACCCTTCTTCTCAAGCAAGCAACAAATAAAGGCACCAATCAATCATTCAGCACTAATAACCACAACAAATCTGAAGTAACATTCCACAAGATTAAACACTTTAATTAATCATATACTATATTATGAAATTACATATAAACtgctaataaatatatataattaaatgattATATATCATACAAATATTAGAACAATCACTAATAATTTAGAACGAGAGCTAGACAATATATTACAATACATAATTAGTAGATCATTTCTGATCGTAAAAAATTTAAGCATTAATAATTTTagtcataaaatatataaactaaCTCGATATTCATTAAATTCCAGTACAAGTATTCAAGCTAAGAaactataattcaaataaatgacataatttttctATACTCACCTAAATTTAAATGTccttatttttgataaaaaaaaaatcagtatAAATATTCAAAATGTTGTCAATACCAGCTATATAACGAATTAGACATTTGAATTAGTTTAtatatctttatctttaaaattgttgatacttacattttttatataaaaaatactttattaaaaaaaaaacataataataacatctcttcatTCAATGTCGAATGTCCTTCTCATAAATATAAAACTCATGACTCATCAGATTTTATTAACAAAAGAGGTGAAAACAATCACTTCTTTTCAATCTACAGTAGTTTagcaattaatataaaaaaatgttaattaaGCACTACTGCACTAGTACTATACTAATACTAATCAAGTGCTAATAAGACCAAAGTTGGTGAGTGACCACAAGAGAGAGAATTAGACACTAAAATCCATGGTTTTCGAGTCAAACAAAGTCAACAGTTATGAGACAACAATTAGTGGTTCTCGTGATTAACATTATAGTAGCATTAAGTTTACTATTATAGATTACTGAATTTTCAAAATGTAACATCATAATTTGTTTTATATCTTAAAAAATCAAACCCTCAAATGTAACTATCATTTGTCCAACACCTAACTCTGATGATGCACAAAAGTAAAGGGAAGTGTCAAACACGGCTCTATTATTTTGTCAACACTTTCATATAATGTTTTGTCCCTTGGGAAAAATCAAACTCATTTTAAAAATGTGAGGAATCTAAGTACTAtcgtttttcttttcctttaattattCAACAAAGATTTGGATGGTggtttctttttaattttttttacttttagttcTTATATCTAAATATTACCTAAATCAATACTTCTTACTAATTTTGGTAAAATAGaacatttttaataattaacttATTCTAATCgtcttttagaataatttttcttatatattttatttttttaaataattattgctGCTTAACTTCAACTTGTGAATAGTAGCTGATTATTTTTGTCTATTCCAATGTTGAAAGACTTGTTCCAAGTTGTGCCGAATCTGATCAATAACAACTCGAAGTATAAGTAGGTGTTTTCATTTAAAGATTTGTCGTTGaccaataaattattagatataCAAGatggaatttaaatttttaatacttcTTTAAGCAGACTAATGAATTAACTACTAATAAATTAACCAAATTTAGTTtctaattagttaattagttaattatcaAACCAACagtttcttccttcttcttcttctttttttttggattttttcttGCATAACCATGAAGTGTGAATAAAGCCAAGCCTTATCCTACTAACTTCTTATAATTGCCAAATGAACAAAAAACAACCTTCTCACTAGAAAATGGGGCTACGTAGTCTAAACTATTTTGGGTTGcatatgtttattttaatagGGACTCGGCCCAAATCATAAACATAGAGAAAAACTTGTCTCAAACTAACAATAGCtgtacccaaaaaaaaaattaagccccatcaaaataccaaaaaaaaaataatcgaTGCGGactatactaatttttttgtctatcttaaaaaaaaaatcaaaactttctAAGGACAAAGAAATTGACAAATTCTTTTCCagtattactattattattttgcATGAATCATTGATTTGATTCATTTATAATTGCATATGAACATACTTTTTGTGTTTCGGCCCAGCTCAATAAGGGTTATGGGTTCGTTTACAGACCACCAACTCGTCGGGTACTCGACCCGCATTTAGAGGTGACCTACATGCCACCTCATATCCTGTTGAGAAGATCTGAACAACTAGCGAAAACTTTCAAGTGGACGAACCTAAAATAAAGAACTCATCCGAACACATAATATAAATAAGGAGGGatctatttttcttaaaaaatacgTCACATTTTATCCTAACTAGCTGTTGTATTGTATGAACATTGACTTTAGTATCGGAGTATCTTTGTAGGTGGTCTCATCCGCTGACCTACCGACGACTCAAACAACTCTTCTCCTTGTAGAGTTCCCATTTGTAAGTCCAAATTCCTCTTCATAACTAGTTGTTCCAGACCTGACTTCATTCGAACCGCTATTCACCTGAACAACCAAACATTATAGAGTCTATTATTTTTaccaagtatttaaaattaactcagaacTTATAAATGATAATAGCATCCATATGATGTGTGTGCCTGCGTGGTGTCACTATTACAATTTAAATGATCAAATTaagttataaaattatatatatatataaaattagaaatcaagttagtaagaaaaaataTGAGAGGTCTAGACATTTATAATGTgtgataattaattactaaccaCCATGTGATTAATGCTTTTCCTTTGCATGGAGTTATGATATTATATTTGATGTTAAATATGATGTGCATTAGTAACTAACTCGCCATCTATTATTCTATGAGTGGGTAGGAAAAACTCAATAGTATTTGAGTGGAGTTAACGATATATGACAAATTCTTAGTCctcccaaaaataaaaaaatcatataattcgccttatttcaaaattcaaaaattaaagtacCGAGTGCCTCATCtctttatgtttggtaaatagaaaaaaatatatacttgtTGTTTTTAGTTTTACAAAGGTAGGGTTTTAGAATACttataaaaataactttcaaaaccaatttatgttttttaaagtaaaaaattttaatataaccttatattaatgaatatttaattgattatttttttattacattactacaaatttaatataaaaaaattaatgtctaTTTAAACATTATAATTCTATTTTCAATGGATTAATTAAATTGTGAATTTCATTTGTTTATTATTCAGTCACTTTCTCTAtccttaaaatatttaaataagatCTAGNNNNNNNNNNNNNNNNNNNNNNNNNNNNNNNNNNNNNNNNNNNNNNNNNNNNNNNNTGTATGAATTTCCTGTATAAGAGAAATTATAAGGTGATTAATTATTATACACAACCTATAAATATAAAGTTCACAACCATAAAATAAGAGACTCTGGTTAGAATTAGTTGGAAATGTATGAATTTCCTGTATAAGAGAAATTATAAGGTGATTAATTATTATACACAACCTATAAATATAAAGTTCACAACCATAGAATTAGTTGGATATTGGAATGAAAAATTTGAGTTTGGTTCAGTGGCCCTGTCACTCTCAAACCTATTAAGGAAGGTGACACATTATTGTTTCAAATTTGAAATATGCATGAATTGATTGCCATAAATTCTATTCAAATAAATGGAGAGACATAACAACAGTCTCCAGATTTTGACCAAACCTAAACCCACCTCATCCAGATTCTTTCACCATGACCATTTACCTTTTCTCCAAAggacaaatattattattattattattattattattattattattattattataacaaacttgtctttattttttagaCTTTAACTAGCCTACATattaaagttattattattttatatttttttataaataattaaagtattaaagtgtaatatgaaaaaaaaggatATGCTTGTGACCTTTGGCCTCATCCACCttcaataaaataagataaaatctATCTTTATTTGTTAAATGTCTAAATTTTTGGACTTATTAGTCATGTGTCtcttattatttgtatttataaattttCAGTTGATTTTCTTGAAAATAAATTCCTTGTAATGTTTGAGGCAATTTAACCAAAAATAATATCCAATTGTGAAATATTCATGATTCTATTCtaaatttctttcctttctattttctaagagattaattctttaatttctcttttgttACACGAATTTTATGAGTATGCTTTTATTTTGCCTTTATCAGAAAATCTTactaatcaaaaaataaaacggACTATTGTGCTTGAATTTGAGACCTTTAAGAAAAATCGTTAGGTTCTTCCATATTTAAACATAAATGATGTTTAAGGAAAAGATTAAAGGGAGAACTAACTAGGAATCTTCACaacattgaaatttttattgcaATTGTTATAAAGACAAATTCAAATGAATTGACCATTAAGTAATTACCACCATGGATAAGATTAAAGTGGGGcactaaaatatcattttttctaTAATGTCACAACTCAAATTCCCATCAtcttatttagtttatttttttaattttttccctCAAAGCCACACAAGACACAACATTATCTGCTGAATTGACCAGTTTGAATATTGGAATCAATGACAGCTAGTATGCTGCTGATTTCAATTCCAACTAGATTAAAGTTTctctaagattaataaaaatgtgtaaaaataaaatggaaGAAATCTGAGTTTAAAAAAGCTATGAACAATAGTTGGGTGTATATGAACTGActtaaaggacaagcatacaagtaaatAAGGTGAAAACTAGGGACATTAGACTAGTGAGCATGGACGTAAGCaccaaaattttaaagacaTAATTGAAGATTCCTAAACTACTATgaaagcatgttctatttcatacatgattttccttatttaaagttTGAAAGAGATAAGACtaagaaggaactccaccacctttcacttattGGTATGCTCATGTCCCTTTGTCTTGGGGTCCTCCTTGATTGCTTGAGTCCCCATTTCCTTTGCGCTTCCCGATCAGATTTTTCCAGAAACCAGCATCATCCATCTTCTTCGTTAATGCTTCCTTTTGCTGTTTCaccttttcctcttcttgttctGTTAAGTCCTTGCGGACTGCCTCATAACTTGGAATGGCAGGGTGCAAGTTATGCATATGCCCAGTCATATAAGTTAACTTGGCCTGAGTGTTTGTGCTAAATTCTTCCGGATGCAGTTGCCTTCCTTCGTTAAGTACACTGAATTCGTTGAATACTTTCATTTAGGCTATCTGGCGttggttgagttcttgaaggTGTTTGTCTTGGCTCTCTTGCCTTTCAGTCACTTGATTGATGGCTTGGGTGAGCTGGGAGTAATGCTCCTGTTGCAACTCCATTTGCTGTTTCTGCCACTCTCTTTGTTGATCCATCCAACCAGAAAGTAGTTCTTCTTGACGATCTATCCTTTGAGATTGAACATGCAGTTGTTGTTCTTGTCCCTCCATATATCTCCTTGGCAAATCCTCAATGGCTCCTTGAATGTGAAACAGATTTATGTTGGTTGGATCATATTGCCCTTCTTGCTGGTACCCTGTTTGTTGGGGTTTTTCTTGGTGAagttcttcttggtgaggttcttcttggtgaggcTCTTCTTGTGCAGTTCTTTTCCCTATCTGaggtcttctttgttgttgcgCTGGAGGGTAACTAATCTCCCAGGATTTACCCACTGTGGATTGTTATCTTCGAATACCACCTTGGCTTTCATGCATAATCAAAGGATGGTGCTGGGATACCAAAGTCTAGCACCCGGATCATTCTTCTCGGCTGAATCCTGGATCCCTTCAGCTATGATTTCGTGCACATTGATGTCCCCACACTGTACTAAGCAATGTACCATGGTAGCTCGAGCAATATTGACCTCAGAATTATTTGTGGCCGGAAGGATAGACCTTCTTTCAAGCTCAAACCACCCCTTGGCTTTCGGGATGAGGTCTCCTCTCCTAA
This sequence is a window from Arachis duranensis cultivar V14167 chromosome 2, aradu.V14167.gnm2.J7QH, whole genome shotgun sequence. Protein-coding genes within it:
- the LOC107474263 gene encoding uncharacterized protein LOC107474263 translates to MVHCLVQCGDINVHEIIAEGIQDSAEKNDPGARLCYPPAQQQRRPQIGKRTAQEEPHQEEPHQEELHQEKPQQTGYQQEGQYDPTNINLFHIQGAIEDLPRRYMEGQEQQLHVQSQRIDRQEELLSGWMDQQREWQKQQMELQQEHYSQLTQAINQVTERQESQDKHLQELNQRQIA